The Citrifermentans bemidjiense Bem genome window below encodes:
- the mnmE gene encoding tRNA uridine-5-carboxymethylaminomethyl(34) synthesis GTPase MnmE: protein MYVRDTIAAISTPVGEGGIGIVRISGPAALQIARSIFNAKSNGGLKSHRFSYGEVVQPGTGDLVDEAMAVYMKAPNSYTREDVVEIQCHGGTLVVSRILALVISQGSRPAEPGEFTKRAFLNGRIDLVQAEAVMDVISSRTDASLALAQHQREGLLSQRISTVKEGIVYALAYVEALIDFPEDDVNVAVETDVLGKVAPALAELDALIAGFDEGRVLRDGVSVVIAGKPNVGKSSLLNTLLKEKRAIVTSVPGTTRDLIEEVVNINGLPVKLLDTAGIRESEDQVEQEGVRLSLDRIPKADLVLFVIDGSSAFGDEDAAILEAIGSKSCIVVRNKSDLPLAVDLPSGCSAPVVAISTHTGDGVPQLRDAITNAFMHGHAIDGREFVALSKARHRDALLKARESLQSFVANLESGVNMELLPVDLRDALDAVGEVTGETTADDVLDRIFSSFCIGK from the coding sequence ATGTATGTCCGCGACACAATTGCAGCGATCAGCACTCCGGTAGGGGAAGGCGGCATCGGGATCGTCAGGATAAGCGGCCCCGCAGCTCTGCAGATCGCCCGGAGCATCTTCAACGCCAAATCGAACGGTGGCCTAAAAAGCCACCGTTTTTCTTATGGTGAAGTGGTACAGCCCGGAACCGGCGACCTGGTGGACGAGGCCATGGCTGTATATATGAAGGCGCCCAACTCCTACACCCGCGAGGACGTGGTCGAGATACAGTGCCACGGCGGCACCCTCGTTGTCTCCCGCATCCTTGCGCTGGTGATCTCCCAAGGGTCGCGCCCGGCTGAGCCAGGCGAGTTCACCAAGCGCGCCTTCCTCAACGGGCGCATCGACCTGGTGCAGGCAGAAGCCGTGATGGACGTCATATCCAGCCGTACCGATGCGTCATTGGCACTGGCCCAGCATCAGCGGGAAGGGCTCTTGTCGCAGCGCATCTCAACGGTGAAAGAGGGGATAGTTTACGCGCTGGCCTATGTCGAGGCGTTGATCGACTTCCCCGAGGATGACGTGAATGTCGCAGTAGAGACCGACGTCTTGGGTAAAGTGGCCCCCGCTTTGGCTGAACTCGACGCCCTGATAGCCGGCTTCGACGAGGGGAGGGTGCTTCGCGACGGCGTATCCGTCGTCATCGCCGGCAAGCCGAACGTAGGAAAGTCGAGCCTGCTCAACACGCTCTTGAAGGAAAAACGCGCCATAGTCACCTCCGTTCCCGGCACCACCAGGGACCTCATCGAGGAGGTCGTAAACATAAACGGCCTACCGGTGAAGCTCCTGGACACTGCCGGGATCCGCGAGTCGGAAGACCAAGTAGAGCAGGAAGGCGTGCGCCTTTCTCTGGACCGTATTCCCAAGGCGGACCTTGTTCTTTTTGTCATCGACGGGTCGTCCGCTTTCGGGGATGAAGACGCCGCCATCCTGGAGGCAATCGGATCGAAGAGCTGCATCGTGGTGCGCAACAAGTCCGACCTGCCGCTGGCGGTAGACCTTCCATCTGGCTGCTCCGCTCCGGTGGTCGCTATCTCCACCCACACTGGAGACGGTGTCCCTCAACTGCGTGACGCCATCACTAACGCCTTCATGCACGGGCACGCCATAGACGGCCGGGAGTTTGTAGCCCTCTCCAAGGCGCGGCATCGCGATGCGCTCTTGAAGGCGAGGGAGTCGCTGCAATCGTTCGTAGCGAACCTGGAGTCGGGGGTGAATATGGAGCTTCTGCCCGTCGATCTGCGCGATGCGCTGGACGCGGTAGGGGAGGTTACCGGCGAGACTACGGCGGACGACGTACTGGACCGGATTTTCTCCAGCTTCTGTATTGGGAAGTAG